In one Fibrobacter sp. UWP2 genomic region, the following are encoded:
- the gap gene encoding type I glyceraldehyde-3-phosphate dehydrogenase — protein MALKLGINGFGRIGRMVFRAAVENFSKDITVVGINDLLDVDYLAYMLKYDSVHGAFKHDVSFEGNFLIVDGNKIQVFAEKDPTNITWGALGVDVVVESTGFFLTDELARAHIKAGAKKVIMSAPSKDATPMFVYGVNHTTYAGQDIISNASCTTNCLAPMSKVLNDKFGIKRGLMTTVHAATATQKTVDGPSKKDWRGGRGILENIIPSSTGAAKAVGKVLPQLNGKLTGMSLRVPTSDVSFVDLTAELEKPATYEEICKAMKEASEGELKGILGYTDEALVSTDFRNDARTSIFDVKAGIQLDPTFVKVCAWYDNEWGYSNKVCEMARVITK, from the coding sequence ATGGCTCTCAAACTCGGTATCAATGGTTTCGGCCGCATCGGCCGTATGGTCTTCCGCGCTGCTGTGGAAAACTTCTCCAAGGACATTACTGTTGTCGGTATCAACGACCTTCTCGACGTTGACTACCTCGCTTACATGCTGAAGTACGACTCCGTGCACGGCGCTTTCAAGCACGACGTGTCCTTCGAAGGCAACTTCCTCATCGTCGATGGCAACAAGATTCAGGTGTTCGCCGAAAAGGATCCGACCAACATCACTTGGGGTGCCCTCGGTGTTGACGTTGTCGTGGAATCCACTGGCTTCTTCCTGACCGACGAACTCGCCCGCGCCCACATCAAGGCCGGTGCCAAGAAGGTCATCATGTCTGCCCCGTCCAAGGACGCTACTCCGATGTTCGTCTACGGCGTGAACCACACCACCTATGCCGGTCAGGACATCATCTCCAACGCTTCCTGCACCACCAACTGCCTCGCCCCGATGTCCAAGGTCCTCAACGACAAGTTCGGCATCAAGCGTGGCCTCATGACCACCGTCCACGCTGCTACTGCTACGCAGAAGACCGTCGACGGCCCGTCCAAGAAGGACTGGCGCGGTGGCCGCGGCATCCTCGAAAACATCATCCCGTCTTCTACGGGTGCTGCCAAGGCCGTGGGCAAGGTTCTCCCGCAGCTCAACGGTAAGCTCACCGGTATGAGCCTCCGCGTTCCGACCTCCGACGTTTCCTTCGTCGACCTCACTGCCGAACTCGAAAAGCCGGCTACCTACGAAGAAATCTGCAAGGCCATGAAGGAAGCTTCTGAAGGCGAACTCAAGGGCATCCTCGGTTACACCGACGAAGCTCTCGTCTCTACCGACTTCCGCAACGACGCTCGCACTTCCATCTTCGACGTCAAGGCTGGTATCCAGCTCGACCCGACCTTCGTGAAGGTTTGCGCCTGGTACGATAACGAATGGGGCTACAGCAACAAGGTTTGCGAAATGGCCCGCGTCATCACCAAGTAA
- a CDS encoding glycoside hydrolase family 2 protein produces MNKIMSLDGDWQMIWDTDDLGISNRWYATYPEKTETVQIPHIWERSFDKLLMSQDCAYYFKRFTIEDEKQITKRIFLHFERIATHATIWLNGKILGTHFGAYTPFTLETQKAIKLGEENILCVRVANMGAANSRIDFGRESKEGADDRYVHPSEMPVGEPWSQYPFGGIFGHVSLILGNAAFISDMHVEPDMDQERVAVELSFNNPRGCNTRLRFLMRNPNGDVFEWFKDGVKLDKENTTQRFVFSIKDWKRDKCVWSLDKPNLFALEAQMENKTSKGKNPEFSFSVVRTFGFRKFDCIKGDFYLNDSILKIQGVGYNQQWSKGGLWTTNNPDLRKDLLAVKAAGFNAIRSCGAPLSTEALDICDEIGLLVFQEFPIHTMRSTPQGLEIVKKLINDIVKEQHHHPSIAIWVLGSENGTFMLQNGNKLLNAISPVDMTRPAISNLDSIFIDNEGNYHRDTGKLLPVTVDRISQYASLQVNPRLSPNAAYTHFLAHCFNKDSEEELMVPDSGLGDSQFQDGDESVNDIENKMLVTLQNHTLLPAKATNIEGPRSSKNQKSIKNLYKQLEDFVSESELSVWTDMASFKNDVNRIAIKSKLDQITAFQSNPQIAGFFLNYWSDFGTSFYGLCDENRKSKGLEEFCKEITAPARILVSEIEHVAAPQSEISFQLTLLNNSRLENVSVDISVLDAKGKVLSTQTQNPEEQAGKTSLTQFGICTLVAPRSTGKYQIKLTLKDDKKEVQTSTEDLFVIDQVNVKDAIKKVCFLDNSEESSDALAALTGPEQVIFTANLSSWPDEILDKIVDVTKNGGKTLLLSDMTQDDIDFLNQSHQFDFALEAHWTTGASETSLHYLPKDSKLLPVFGGENVLDHFAAAVMPGLSLNELPNATVFARSVSLKEGEIKNGVDLQMVPFGKGKIVFNQFSVFEGLETNPLADALFSAIVGLL; encoded by the coding sequence ATGAATAAAATCATGAGCCTTGACGGCGACTGGCAGATGATCTGGGACACCGACGACCTGGGAATCTCCAACCGCTGGTATGCGACGTACCCCGAAAAGACCGAAACTGTGCAAATTCCCCATATTTGGGAGCGCTCCTTTGACAAGCTCCTCATGTCCCAGGACTGCGCATACTATTTCAAGCGCTTCACCATCGAAGACGAAAAGCAAATTACCAAGCGCATCTTTTTGCATTTTGAGCGCATCGCAACCCACGCCACCATTTGGCTGAACGGCAAGATTTTGGGCACGCACTTTGGCGCCTACACTCCGTTTACCCTCGAAACACAAAAGGCTATCAAGCTGGGCGAAGAGAATATCCTTTGCGTGCGCGTCGCCAACATGGGCGCGGCCAACAGCCGCATCGACTTTGGCCGCGAGAGCAAGGAAGGCGCCGACGACCGCTACGTTCACCCCAGCGAAATGCCCGTGGGCGAACCGTGGAGCCAGTACCCGTTCGGCGGCATTTTTGGCCATGTGAGCCTCATTCTGGGCAACGCCGCCTTTATCTCGGACATGCACGTGGAACCCGACATGGACCAGGAACGCGTGGCCGTGGAGCTCAGTTTCAACAACCCGCGCGGCTGCAACACCCGACTCCGCTTCCTCATGAGGAACCCGAACGGCGACGTATTCGAGTGGTTCAAGGACGGAGTGAAGCTCGACAAGGAGAACACCACCCAGCGTTTCGTGTTCTCCATCAAGGACTGGAAGCGCGACAAGTGCGTGTGGAGCCTCGATAAGCCCAACTTGTTCGCCCTCGAAGCCCAGATGGAAAACAAAACCTCCAAGGGCAAGAACCCTGAATTCAGTTTCTCCGTGGTGAGGACGTTCGGCTTCCGCAAGTTCGACTGCATCAAGGGCGACTTCTACCTCAACGACTCCATCCTCAAGATCCAGGGCGTGGGCTACAACCAGCAGTGGAGCAAAGGCGGTTTGTGGACTACCAACAACCCGGACCTCCGCAAGGACCTGCTCGCGGTCAAGGCCGCCGGGTTCAACGCAATCCGCAGCTGCGGCGCCCCCCTCAGCACCGAAGCCCTGGACATTTGCGACGAAATAGGCCTTTTGGTGTTCCAGGAATTCCCGATCCACACCATGCGGTCCACACCGCAGGGCCTCGAAATCGTCAAGAAGCTCATCAACGACATTGTCAAGGAACAACACCACCACCCGAGCATCGCCATTTGGGTGCTGGGTTCCGAGAACGGCACGTTCATGCTGCAGAACGGCAACAAGCTCTTGAACGCCATTAGCCCGGTCGACATGACCCGCCCCGCCATTAGCAACCTCGACAGCATCTTCATTGACAATGAGGGCAACTACCACCGCGACACCGGCAAGCTGTTGCCCGTGACCGTGGACCGCATTTCGCAGTACGCCTCCCTCCAGGTGAATCCGCGCCTGAGCCCCAACGCGGCCTACACCCACTTCCTCGCCCACTGCTTTAACAAGGACAGCGAAGAGGAACTGATGGTGCCCGACTCAGGACTCGGCGACAGCCAGTTCCAGGACGGCGACGAGAGCGTGAACGACATCGAGAACAAGATGCTTGTGACGCTCCAGAACCACACGTTGCTGCCCGCCAAGGCGACAAACATCGAAGGCCCGCGCAGCTCCAAGAACCAGAAGTCCATCAAGAACCTCTACAAGCAGCTCGAGGACTTCGTCTCTGAATCCGAGCTCTCCGTGTGGACCGACATGGCCTCGTTCAAGAACGACGTGAACCGCATCGCCATCAAGAGCAAGCTCGACCAGATTACCGCGTTCCAGAGCAATCCGCAAATCGCCGGCTTCTTCTTGAACTACTGGTCCGACTTCGGCACCAGTTTTTACGGACTCTGCGACGAAAACCGCAAGAGCAAGGGTCTCGAGGAATTCTGCAAAGAAATCACCGCGCCCGCCCGCATCCTGGTGAGCGAAATCGAGCACGTGGCCGCCCCGCAAAGCGAAATCAGCTTCCAGCTCACGCTCTTGAACAACAGCCGCCTCGAAAACGTGAGCGTCGACATCAGCGTCCTTGACGCCAAGGGCAAGGTTCTCTCGACGCAAACGCAAAACCCCGAGGAACAGGCCGGCAAGACAAGCCTCACCCAGTTCGGCATTTGCACGCTGGTCGCCCCGCGCAGCACCGGCAAGTACCAAATCAAACTTACGCTCAAGGACGACAAGAAAGAAGTCCAGACTTCCACCGAAGACCTGTTCGTTATTGACCAGGTCAACGTGAAGGACGCCATCAAGAAGGTCTGCTTCCTCGACAACAGCGAAGAGTCAAGCGACGCCCTGGCGGCCCTCACCGGCCCCGAGCAGGTCATTTTCACCGCGAACCTCAGTTCCTGGCCCGACGAAATCCTCGACAAGATCGTGGACGTGACCAAGAACGGTGGCAAGACGCTCTTGCTCTCCGACATGACCCAGGACGACATCGACTTTTTGAACCAGAGCCATCAGTTTGACTTTGCCCTCGAAGCGCACTGGACCACCGGTGCGAGCGAAACCAGCCTGCACTACCTGCCCAAGGACTCCAAGCTCTTGCCGGTGTTCGGTGGAGAGAACGTGCTCGACCACTTTGCCGCCGCCGTAATGCCCGGCCTCTCGCTCAACGAGCTCCCGAACGCCACCGTGTTCGCCCGCTCCGTGAGCCTCAAGGAAGGAGAAATCAAGAACGGCGTGGACCTGCAGATGGTGCCGTTTGGCAAGGGCAAGATTGTATTCAACCAGTTCAGCGTGTTCGAAGGGTTGGAAACCAACCCGCTCGCCGACGCCCTGTTCTCTGCGATCGTCGGACTGCTGTAA
- the rplU gene encoding 50S ribosomal protein L21 codes for MYSIVETGGFQYKVELGKAYKVPTLDAAVGSELELKSVLLFAGKEVQVGTPVLNDASVKVEILAHDKYDTIIVYKKKRRTRYERRNGHRQGYTEVLVTELRSGAESAVVDPQVITRNRARVAALAKQKAQNKPLTRKEKIAQGLPKPAKVKKNSLRKAKEA; via the coding sequence ATGTATTCTATTGTTGAAACAGGTGGTTTCCAGTATAAAGTCGAACTCGGCAAGGCTTACAAGGTCCCGACTCTCGACGCCGCTGTTGGTTCTGAACTGGAGCTCAAGTCCGTCCTTCTTTTCGCAGGAAAAGAAGTGCAAGTCGGCACCCCTGTCCTGAACGACGCCTCTGTCAAGGTCGAAATTCTCGCCCATGACAAGTACGACACGATCATCGTGTACAAGAAGAAGCGCCGCACTCGTTACGAACGTCGTAACGGTCATCGTCAGGGCTATACCGAGGTGCTCGTCACGGAACTCCGCTCCGGCGCCGAATCCGCAGTCGTTGATCCTCAAGTTATTACCCGCAATCGCGCACGCGTGGCTGCCCTTGCCAAGCAGAAGGCTCAGAACAAGCCTCTCACCCGCAAGGAAAAGATCGCCCAGGGCCTTCCGAAGCCTGCTAAGGTCAAGAAGAACTCTCTGCGCAAGGCTAAGGAGGCTTAA
- the rpmA gene encoding 50S ribosomal protein L27: MAHKKGQGSVRNGRDSNAKYLGVKKYAGEVVKAGNIIVRQRGSHFHNGNNVGMGRDFTLFSLVDGKVKFERLDAKRQKVSVYPEEN; the protein is encoded by the coding sequence ATGGCACATAAGAAAGGTCAAGGTTCTGTACGTAACGGCCGCGACAGTAACGCCAAGTATCTTGGTGTCAAGAAGTACGCGGGCGAAGTCGTCAAGGCTGGCAACATCATCGTGCGCCAGCGCGGTTCTCACTTCCACAATGGCAACAACGTGGGCATGGGCAGGGATTTCACCTTGTTCTCCCTCGTCGATGGCAAGGTGAAGTTCGAACGCCTCGATGCAAAGCGCCAGAAGGTCTCCGTCTACCCGGAAGAAAACTAA